The nucleotide sequence ATTATTCTTGGCTAGGATTTATcctctatttttttattaattagtttaacaaaaatcttaatactttttggtcaaacaagtaACATTAGTTATAAATGTACGACTTCTAATCCAATTTAAATGTCTTTTTCGCCTTTCTCATTTGGTCTATCTGGAATTGAAAACTCTGGAGCACATTCTTACTGTTTGTTAAATTTGGTCAATCTATTACATGAAACAGCTATTTTAATAGAAAATGGCTTTATATTCCTAAAATGTTAAATGCTTTGGGGATCAAATTTAGTTTGACAAACGACTGACCCAATAAACTACGTTAAATAATCCACaacaaatagaaaaaaagaaagaaagaaaaaaaaaagagttcagTGACAATAAATATGATCTTATCCATGCATCAATTCCTTTTTTTACCTTAGATAATTGGTGGGAAATGAGGCAATTATCACTGATTTTCTGTGGATGACGTACTATCCTAGAAAATATATTGGCAGTACTCAGACTTTAAGTAATGTATGGTTTCGTGCAACCACTCCTTATTACAATTCGGTTCAATACGTCCAACAGACAGCTGGAAGTTGCAAGCCTTAAGTCACGAGCAGCTTGTGAGAAAGGACTAAACTTCTTTTTAGGTTTCTCGCTCGATCTTCAGCGTTTTGTATCGGGATCCCATATTTCAGATTAGATTATTTTTTTTCAGAATTCGAATTTGAAATATTTAGTTGAGGATGAAAATCATATTCATCCCACCACAACTCTTATTAGTGGTGAGAAAAGACTAACTGAAAAAGTGTGTACATATGTAATATTCTAATAAGGATCAGTAAATTAAAAGATATTTTTGGGACGAACCCACGAGCAGGGCGTAGCAAAAACATACCAGAGCGATCTAGGTAACAAatgtaggggtgtcaatggatatttaaaaatcaattaaatcaatcgAACCGTACCGTACCGAATCAatattttaggtttcttttaataaaaccgtagattttatataaatctataactgtaccgataattaatgtatgttttttattttatgaaaatagaccaaaaaaataccgaaccgtaccgaataaatttatatgtaaaaaatatatttatatattaagtttaaaaataataaaatattaaattttcctTTCGTCTTAGAATTATGAAAACAATTACAAGCCAAAACGtaataaaatcaaaatagtaATTCCCCAACCTATTATGCTATCccattgaaactaaattatttccagcatattcactagcaagacataAGGTATttgtagcgattatgagtagcaaactacgaTGTATTGACTATGTTTTCTTtcatatgatttagatttatcttttggaatatttaatcttctatagactttattcttgagtctcagtcctagcttggttaatatctttccactcgagtgatttatattttctttatattaatttgtttaatttcttttacGTATGTAgagtagttgatggatctatattctagccatctttcatattttcttaattcttcaccctttaaaatgtaaaaatatctatagagttttgctaagtcctataaaagtacgCATGTTATtccattctacttctactagtgacttttacatgacatataaaaaaatatcgaaaattaaccgaaccgtaccgataccgaagagaaaccgatatGATTGGGATGGTTtcgaaaaatctaattttggttatatataatagaataaccgaaaaaatgGTATGAcacaaaattaacaaaataaccatccgaaccgaaccattgacacccctaaacAAAAGTATCACGAAACATAAGCTCCATTGTTTTGGACGTCGTTTGATTGGAATATAATTTATACCGGTATAAGTTATGCTGGTATAAGTtatattgggataagttatgTTGTGATTAATTATACTGGGATTATTGTTTATTCattatttggtatgttgtattaagaatgacaattgcataatttctaagaagaaggtataagttataccgatGCTAATTACTccaccttctataaggtataagttatcctagtgttaaaattaacaccgggataacttatacctcatttgctaaccaaacaaagtattaaagTGGTATTAAACTtttataccacccttataccttcttatacctcataccaaacgagtAGGCGTCAAGCGATTTTTTGTTTTCGAGGTGTAAGCACAATAATTATCTTCAAATTAAAATTCAAAGCGATTCTTGCCGTGTTCTTAAAATTATGATCTTATATATGTCATAACAATCATGTAACTATACAAGCTCTTCATTAAGCGTAATATgagaatttaaaaataatttctttatgGAACAGACCAAAAACACAATTTAtttcacataaactggaatatAAAGAGCACTATTATTATTAGTTATCACTTAATACTCATTATATATTACTCATAATTACCTTGTTTAATATCTTTTGTAAATATTTTCTTACATTTGATAATTTGATGGGACTTTCTCAGAGTTTCTGGTTAATATTTATTAAGTTTTCATAAAATTCAACAGCAAAATTGAccaaaaaaaacagaaaatcaaCAGCAAAATTGCATATCACTTTTCATGATTTAAACCAAGGGAcacttttgtttcattttctcCTAATATCCACAAACCTCTTTTTTAAAACCAGTGCAGTAAATAAGCACCGGTAAATAGTTATTCGCATCGCGTGTTTACacttaattaaataattaattttaagtaTTAATAAATTACACTAAAATTACATATCACTTAACTGTgatttaactgttaaaaagtgTATATACAGGACAAATATCTTTATTGACTTAGTGTAAATATATAATAGGGAtaaatttttccctataaaagtCCCCTACTAGCTAGTACTCAACTTCTCAAATAAATTGCATCccacaatttcacttctattatATTCCTCTCTctcagactatcaaataagatgGGGCGTTTGTTTGCAACTTTCTTCCTTGTAGCTATGCTGCTTTTGGCCACTGGTTCGTTTTCTATCTCCATTAAATTTTGCAATATAATAGTCCTCtcattatttgtatatatatgatGAAGTTTGATTGAGTatagagtttagaaaataaagaaaataactgATTTTTAACATATAGTGAAATTACACTTAGAAGTTGTTATAGTTGTGAATTGCTATGTCAATTTTATGACTATAAATATTTTACTAAGATTAAAAGCAAGGGCGAAGTAATGCGTGCCCAAAGTGGTCAACTGAATACCCTTTATTAGAATTTTTATTAGTCTTTGAACATCCTTACATAGCCGATTAGCAAATAGTGTTCAATATATGAACATCTTTATTGAATCTTCAGGCTTCACTATTGTTCAAAAAGTCCAAATTATTTACAtggttatatttttatattttaaatttcctTAACGAAAATCCTGCAGTAATATTGTACTATATTGtaattcttgatttttgatgtTTTCATATTTCACAGAGATGGGACCAATGAGTAGTGCTGAAGCAAGGACTTGTGAATCACAGAGCCACCGTTTTCATGGAACCTGCGTCAGGGGTAGTAACTGTGCCTCCGTTTGCCAGACGGAGGGTTTCATCGGCGGCAACTGCCGTGGTCTCCGCCGCCGTTGCTTCTGCACTCGCAATTGTTAAAGATCCAAAGAGAAAGTCCAAATGATTGATCTTTTCACTGTCTCAGTAATCGTTTCTTTGTTAAAGTTTCCATAATAAATAAGTTGTATTAATGCTTATCAATAAAGAGTAACTCGTGTTTTACAGcttgtttgtttggatgattgttacgTTTTATAATTATTGAATTGTACTatattattttgtttgatttaataTATTGTTTGGATAatttaatatgaaaaataaatttgcattattattaagaaaaaataggaattgagtaaattttcatatataataaaatatgataaatgataaaatataattatttaataataaggaatgacaaaataaggaaaaaaagtaAGGTAATGATACCATCTCAAAAATCTATCTGTCGTtccataaaatgatatttttttattaCATAACGATAAATTTTACGATACgatttaataaaatttaaataataataaaaatattatatttaaaataataatataataataaatagcaACCATCCAATCAAGTTGTTAGTCCATAGTTATATGTGAGTTGCAATTCTATGTATTTTCATATCTTGTTCTTTTATCAACTTAGTTATAACATATTGAGCAATGAATAATATTTGCCAGTAATATATTCATTTTATTAAAAGTTTAGTtcgaaaaattaaaagtttttcagcttgaaaaataattttacttaattTTCAAGGGATCTACAAAGATTTATAATTAACTAGGAATTAAACTATATGTTACGCAAGTATACATTTTATTCGTTTTCTTATACATACGTCTCCGAGGTGAAAGAACAAGATGAAAACATGTATTTCCTCTGctttaaatataaaattataaatcaCAATTAGTTTAAAATATTTACAAGAAAAACTTCGTCAAAGAAAAGTCAAAATAATAAGATGTGCTTGAATTCTACCTCTTGCCAAATGTCGAATGTGTCTTAGCAATTTAACACCTGTAAATGCATGACAAACACGTGTCAAAGATAGAACCTATACTGTAGTAAGTACAGATAACTAGGTTAATTACACTAACGCCCATATAATATGACCCAGTTTTAGATACACCCTCCGTATTCTGAAATTAATCATTTATTATACCCCTATTCTATAGAATTCTACACATACACCCCTTTATTTATATTAACCATGGTTAGATAATATGTATTTACAAATATTGTCAGGTGGTATGCATTTACACTTTAATTGTTGATTCTCGTGATTAAGCTGTCTTCTTTGATGTAAATATCAGTTGCTAGTACGTTTTTATCGTAATTATTTACCAAATATAAATATTGTAAGATaagttaaaattatattttttttcacatttttatttCAGTTTGTTTATTTATTCTTCCATTTCAAATTTATCTTAAattgtttattttaattaaatcatTATATAAGAGATTTagatattttaacaaaaaaaaacgaatattttatttggtttggAAAGGTAAAAATATTTTGCCAAATACATATAAATTTTAGTCATCTCATTAAGTAATTtctgttatttttctctttaatatttCAGAAGATacatatttcaaaaatatttattctctttttcaataaatattttaacaaaaatatttaaactcttttaaaattttataaaatttaaatacataaaatattttatctatactttatAATTTATCttgtaataattttattttaaaggatataTCTCATAGGAAATGTAACCATAGGATTTCTTTAGTATAGGAGGTGTAagtg is from Nicotiana tabacum cultivar K326 chromosome 18, ASM71507v2, whole genome shotgun sequence and encodes:
- the LOC107787010 gene encoding defensin-like protein — translated: MGRLFATFFLVAMLLLATEMGPMSSAEARTCESQSHRFHGTCVRGSNCASVCQTEGFIGGNCRGLRRRCFCTRNC